The Paralichthys olivaceus isolate ysfri-2021 chromosome 9, ASM2471397v2, whole genome shotgun sequence genome contains a region encoding:
- the cd40lg gene encoding CD40 ligand, with amino-acid sequence MINTYHTSVAPPPVPPRLNSHLLIPAPLPSPKHSKTLIRFLVCIVVLHLLLSFGGFIYLYQTEKMDRPPSAEGKAELQTSVKQETFHRALAGMVVGRKTAERLTSGHLQWDMNHSVLRNINYFNGSWLTVMQSGDYYVYSRVTFSKSHPTSPLYSTVMLRESKSRDEKILMKAYCSLGTHTGNRSVPRLCTATQGAVVTLEKGNQLSVWIEHLSLVDYDETATAFGMYKL; translated from the exons ATGATCAACACTTACCACACCAGCGTGGCTCCACCGCCGGTACCTCCGCGCCTCAACAGTCATCTCCTCATCCCTGCTCCACTTCCATCACCGAAGCACAGCAAGACTCTCATCCGATTCCTGGTCTGCATAGTGGTGCTGCATTTGTTGCTGTCTTTCGGAGGATTCATCTATCTGTACCAAACTGAAAAAATG GACAGACCTCCCTCAGCCGAAGGAAAAG CTGAATTACAAACAtcagtaaaacaggaaactttcCACAGAGCCTTGGCTGGCATGGTGGTTGGCCggaaaacagcagagagatTGACAT CTGGTCATCTCCAGTGGGACATGAATCACTCGGTTCTCAGGAATATCAACTATTTCAATGGCAGCTGGCTGACCGTGATGCAGTCTGGTGACTACTATGTCTACTCCAGGGTGACCTTCTCCAAGAGCCACCCCACCAGCCCCCTGTACAGCACAGTCATGCTGAGGGAGAGCAAATCGAGGGACGAGAAGATCTTGATGAAGGCCTACTGCAGCCTGGGCACCCACACAGGGAACAGGTCTGTCCCTCGGCTGTGCACGGCCACGCAGGGAGCGGTGGTCACGCTGGAGAAAGGAAATCAGCTCAGTGTCTGGATAGAACACCTTTCTCTGGTGGACTACGATGAAACAGCCACAGCGTTTGGGATGTACAAACTGTAG
- the tmtops3a gene encoding teleost multiple tissue opsin 3a: MVVLIRGCNFSTADSSLPTSSLSTDLSLRDSPAAASQSPGGLSRSGHTVVAVCLGFILVAGILNNLLTLLVFAKFRSLWTPINLILLNISLSDILVCVFGTPFSFAASVQGRWLIGEHGCKWYGFANSLFGIVSLVSLSVLSYERHTTVLRSSQVDISDYRKAWLCVGGSWLYSLLWTVPPFLGWSSYGPEGPGTTCSVQWHLRSPTSVLYVLCLFIFCLLLPLLLMVYSYGRILVAIRRVGKINLLAAQRREQHILVMVLSMVSCYMLCWMPYGIMALIATFGRLGLVTPIASVVPSVLAKFSTVINPVIYMFFNNQFYRCFVALIKCSDEPQSVHEEVHPTPRTPLSGF, from the exons aTGGTCGTCCTCATACGCGGCTGCAACTTCAGCACCGCGGACAGCTCCCTCCCCACCTCCAGCCTCAGCACCGACCTCTCCCTGCGGGACTCCCCGGCGGCGGCGTCCCAGAGCCCCGGTGGCCTGAGCCGGAGCGGCCACACGGTGGTGGCCGTCTGCCTCGGCTTCATCCTGGTGGCGGGGATCCTCAACAACCTGCTCACTCTGCTCGTCTTCGCCAAGTTCCGCTCGCTGTGGACGCCCATCAACCTCATCCTGCTCAACATCAGCCTCAGCGACATCCTGGTCTGCGTGTTCGGGACTCCCTTCAGTTTCGCTGCCAGTGTGCAGGGGAGGTGGCTCATTGGGGAGCACGGCTGCAAGTGGTACGGCTTCGCCAACTCACTCTTCG GGATCGTCTCCCTGGTGTCCCTGTCCGTTCTCTCCTACGAGCGCCACACCACCGTGCTGCGTTCCTCTCAGGTCGACATCTCGGACTACAGGAAGGCCTGGCTCTGTGTCGGAGGCTCCTGGCTCTACTCTCTCCTCTGGACTGTCCCGCCATTCCTGGGTTGGAGCAGCTACGGGCCTGAGGGACCGGGCACCACATGCTCGGTCCAGTGGCACCTCCGCTCGCCCACCAGCGTGTTGTACGTGTTGTGTCTCTTCATCTTTTGTCTCCTGCTGCCCCTTCTGCTCATGGTCTACTCCTATGGAAGAATCCTGGTTGCAATCAGGAGG GTGGGTAAGATCAACCTGCTGGCCGCGCAGCGCAGAGAGCAGCACATTTTGGTGATGGTGTTGTCCATGGTTTCCTGCTACATGCTGTGCTGGATGCCCTACGGAATCATGGCCCTGATTGCCACCTTCGGTCGGCTGGGACTGGTCACTCCCATAGCCAGTGTGGTGCCCTCAGTCCTGGCCAAGTTCAGCACCGTCATCAACCCGGTCATCTACATGTTCTTTAACAACCAG TTTTACAGATGCTTTGTGGCTCTGATCAAGTGCAGTGATGAGCCTCAGTCTGTTCATGAAGAAGTGCACCCGACTCCAAGGACCCCACTCTCAGGCTTTTAG
- the LOC109628262 gene encoding transcription cofactor vestigial-like protein 1, which translates to MEDRTESPRAVKVEEHSRCVILTYFQGDINSMVDAHFSRALGKVCKAKAPAVRTKKMRKSIKLENTSSCQGSAVDPYTESQAPPAEGRFLTFSPADETPPSSWHSLTARPGEGPGLPSIAYSLTPQGLSLTGQQYATSLLNLLHSDRGEIGPSMASSSKPELLPSWTVPQGFRESVDPTVGFEPERHLDKKDLYWY; encoded by the exons ATGGAGGACAGAACAGAAAGCCCGAGAGCTGTGAAGGTGGAGGAGCATTCTCGGTGTGTCATCCTGACTTACTTCCAGGGCGACATCAACAGCATGGTGGACGCTCACTTCTCCCGAGCTCTCGGTAAAGTCTGCAAGGCCAAGGCTCCGGCAgtgaggacaaaaaaaatgcGTAAAAGCATCAAACTTG AGAACACCAGCTCATGTCAGGGCAGTGCTGTTGACCCCTACACTGAGTCACAGGCCCCTCCTGCTGAGGGGCGTTTCCTGACATTCAGCCCTGCGGACGAAACCCCCCCCAGCTCATGGCACTCGCTCACAGCCCGGCCAGGAGAGGGCCCAGGTCTGCCATCCATTGCATACTCCCTGACCCCACAAGGCTTGAGCCTAACTGGACAACAATACGCCACATCCCTGCTCAACCTGCTGCACAGTGACAGGGGTGAGATAGGACCCAGCATGGCCTCCAGCTCCAAGCCAGAGCTGCTCCCCAGCTGGACGGTGCCTCAGGGGTTCAGAGAGTCTGTGGACCCCACTGTGGGATTTGAACCTG agCGTCATCTAGACAAGAAGGACCTATACTGGTATTGA